One Roseburia rectibacter DNA window includes the following coding sequences:
- a CDS encoding carbon starvation CstA family protein, translating into MNGLVIVLIGIVALAAGYLLYGRWLAKKWGIDPNAKTPAYTHEDGQDYVPSSKFTVFSHQFSSIAGAGPVTGPILASVFGWVPVLLWLIIGGLFFGAVQDFGALYASVKNEGKSMGMIIEKYIGKTGRKLFMLFCWLFTLLVIAAFTDMVAGTFNGVGLDSAGTAYANSAAASISMLFIVVAVIFGVIQKHVGKMNEWVKAVVAIALLVVMFAVGMKLPIYASKTAWIYIIMAYLFLASVLPMWLLMQPRDYMTTFMLLGMIIGAVVGVVVAHPQMQLNAFNGFNVNGSGLFPTLFVTIACGAVSGFHSLVSSGTSSKTVSNEKDMPMIGYGAMVVESLLGIVALVVVGAVAVGGTKPEGTPFAIFSSGVAGFLEKLGVPVQVATVFMTMCVSALALTSLDSVARIGRMSFQELFYGDSTDPEKMTPAQRVLTNKYFATVITLFFGYLLTLGGYNNIWPLFGSANQLLAAMVLIALAVFLKTTGRTGWTLYIPMFVMLAVTFTALVQKTIALVSNIAAHNATFLVDGLQLIVALLLMILGVLVAYSCLKKLFTTAKNSEQK; encoded by the coding sequence ATGAATGGATTAGTAATTGTTTTAATTGGAATTGTAGCACTTGCAGCAGGATATCTGCTGTATGGAAGGTGGCTTGCAAAAAAATGGGGGATCGACCCGAATGCAAAAACACCTGCCTATACACATGAGGACGGACAGGATTATGTACCGTCATCAAAATTTACCGTATTTTCACATCAGTTTTCTTCCATCGCAGGAGCAGGACCTGTTACTGGACCGATCTTAGCATCCGTGTTTGGATGGGTACCGGTTCTGTTATGGCTGATCATCGGTGGATTGTTCTTCGGTGCCGTACAGGATTTTGGCGCACTGTATGCATCCGTAAAGAATGAAGGAAAATCGATGGGAATGATCATTGAGAAATATATCGGTAAGACAGGACGAAAATTATTCATGCTGTTCTGCTGGCTGTTTACACTGCTTGTTATCGCAGCATTCACTGATATGGTAGCAGGAACATTTAATGGTGTCGGATTAGACAGCGCAGGAACTGCTTATGCAAACTCAGCAGCAGCATCTATTTCGATGTTATTTATCGTTGTAGCTGTTATCTTTGGCGTGATCCAGAAGCATGTTGGAAAAATGAATGAATGGGTAAAAGCAGTTGTTGCGATCGCTCTTTTAGTTGTGATGTTTGCAGTTGGTATGAAACTTCCAATCTATGCTTCAAAGACAGCATGGATCTACATCATCATGGCATACTTGTTCCTGGCATCTGTTCTTCCAATGTGGCTTCTGATGCAGCCGAGGGATTACATGACAACATTTATGCTGCTCGGTATGATTATCGGTGCAGTTGTCGGAGTTGTCGTTGCACATCCGCAGATGCAGTTAAATGCATTTAATGGGTTTAATGTAAATGGAAGTGGATTATTCCCGACATTATTTGTTACGATCGCCTGTGGTGCAGTTTCCGGTTTCCATAGCCTTGTATCTTCCGGTACTTCTTCTAAGACAGTCAGCAATGAAAAAGATATGCCGATGATCGGCTATGGCGCAATGGTAGTAGAATCATTACTTGGTATTGTGGCACTGGTAGTTGTCGGAGCCGTTGCAGTCGGTGGAACAAAACCTGAGGGAACACCGTTTGCAATTTTCTCTTCCGGTGTTGCCGGCTTCTTAGAGAAACTTGGTGTTCCGGTTCAGGTTGCAACTGTATTTATGACTATGTGTGTATCGGCACTTGCATTAACATCACTTGACTCTGTAGCGAGAATCGGACGTATGTCTTTTCAGGAACTGTTTTATGGAGACAGCACCGATCCAGAAAAGATGACACCTGCACAGCGTGTACTGACCAATAAATATTTTGCGACAGTGATCACATTATTCTTCGGTTATCTGCTGACACTTGGCGGATACAATAATATCTGGCCGTTATTTGGTTCTGCAAACCAGCTCCTTGCAGCAATGGTATTGATCGCACTGGCTGTGTTCTTAAAGACAACAGGAAGAACCGGATGGACACTTTACATACCAATGTTCGTAATGCTGGCAGTTACATTTACAGCCCTGGTGCAGAAAACGATTGCACTGGTATCAAATATTGCCGCACACAATGCAACGTTTTTAGTGGATGGATTACAGCTTATTGTCGCACTTTTACTTATGATATTAGGTGTTCTGGTTGCATATAGCTGCTTAAAGAAACTGTTTACAACAGCCAAAAATTCAGAGCAAAAATAA
- a CDS encoding VanZ family protein, with translation MNKTVMRLILGIMLICWMFIIFWFSNQPATESSEISGTISYRLVEDTDDIFNWGLTAEQIRKIAGNIEYPIRKAAHMTEYAILGWIAFAFLGSCGIQGKMHYIAVLGFNFCYASTDEIHQLFIPGRSGQFKDVCIDTAGTAIGLLLLAILLKIWRRHCAKRAHTLQ, from the coding sequence ATGAACAAAACAGTAATGCGGTTGATTCTGGGAATCATGCTGATATGTTGGATGTTTATCATATTCTGGTTTTCCAATCAGCCAGCGACGGAATCTTCCGAGATCAGCGGTACGATCTCATACCGTCTGGTTGAAGATACAGATGATATTTTTAACTGGGGACTGACAGCAGAACAGATCAGAAAGATAGCAGGAAATATTGAATATCCTATCCGGAAAGCTGCACATATGACAGAATATGCAATTTTAGGATGGATCGCATTCGCATTTTTGGGTTCGTGTGGAATACAGGGGAAAATGCATTATATTGCAGTACTTGGATTCAATTTTTGTTATGCGTCGACAGATGAGATCCACCAGCTGTTTATCCCAGGGCGTTCCGGACAGTTTAAGGATGTCTGCATTGATACAGCGGGAACAGCAATAGGTCTTTTACTTCTTGCGATTCTCTTAAAAATATGGAGAAGGCATTGCGCAAAAAGAGCGCATACTTTACAATAG
- a CDS encoding YitT family protein produces the protein MQKFLYKRSLVWDYILMLVGTALIAVSIQCVYDPVSMVTGGFTGLAIIIKDVTGRLIPGGVPLWLTNLVLNVPLFLAAFKIKGKRFIWRTIVGTLLLSLWLYILPLIDLTDGDYVLAAIFGGCIGGVGMGLVLLAKSTTGGTEMVATLIQHYYKHYSVVQIIQFLDGAVVIAGLFVFGVHVALYAIVAIFVTSKVSDALMEGLKFSKAAFIITDHYDQVAKRIMTELERGVTGLHAKGMYSGAEKCMLYCVVSRKEIVQVKEIVSEVDPDAFVIVSDAREVLGEGFQEQMS, from the coding sequence ATGCAGAAGTTTTTATATAAAAGATCTCTGGTCTGGGATTATATCCTTATGCTGGTGGGAACGGCATTGATCGCAGTGAGTATTCAGTGTGTTTATGATCCGGTCAGTATGGTAACAGGAGGATTTACCGGTCTTGCAATCATTATAAAAGATGTGACTGGCAGACTGATTCCGGGTGGTGTTCCTTTATGGCTGACGAACCTTGTGCTTAATGTGCCGTTATTTTTAGCTGCTTTTAAGATCAAGGGGAAACGTTTTATCTGGAGAACGATCGTTGGAACACTTCTTCTTTCCCTCTGGCTTTATATACTGCCTCTTATCGATCTTACTGATGGTGATTATGTGCTGGCAGCGATTTTCGGCGGCTGTATTGGCGGTGTCGGAATGGGACTTGTGCTGCTGGCAAAATCAACAACCGGTGGAACGGAGATGGTGGCGACCCTGATCCAGCATTACTATAAACATTATTCCGTGGTACAGATCATACAGTTTTTAGATGGAGCGGTTGTGATCGCCGGACTGTTCGTGTTTGGTGTACATGTGGCATTGTATGCGATCGTTGCAATTTTTGTGACAAGCAAAGTGTCAGATGCGCTGATGGAAGGTTTAAAGTTTTCAAAAGCTGCATTTATTATCACAGACCATTATGATCAGGTGGCAAAACGTATCATGACAGAGTTAGAGCGCGGCGTGACAGGGCTTCACGCAAAAGGAATGTATTCCGGTGCGGAAAAATGCATGCTTTACTGTGTGGTTTCGAGAAAAGAGATTGTTCAGGTAAAAGAGATCGTAAGCGAAGTGGATCCGGATGCATTTGTAATTGTTTCAGATGCAAGAGAGGTACTCGGTGAGGGATTCCAGGAGCAGATGTCCTGA
- the ftsX gene encoding permease-like cell division protein FtsX: MRISTFFYTIKQGLVNIWKNKMFSLASIATMTACIFLFGLFYSIVTNFQAMVKDAESGVAVTVFFDAGISEQRIEEIGDLIKQRVEVSHCEYTSADEAWESFKDVYFDGNEDAASSFAGDNPLANSASYSIYMNDISMQSTLVTYLESIDGIRSVKQSEMVAHTLTDFNSLIGYISAGIILILLGVAIFLISNTITVGISVRREEIGIMKLIGATDYFVRAPFVVEGIVIGLIGAAIPLGILYVLYEKIILYIGDKFKFISNMIQFLSVDQVFHTLVPVALLLGVGIGFIGSRITIRKHLKV, encoded by the coding sequence ATGAGGATTAGTACTTTTTTTTATACGATTAAACAGGGACTGGTCAACATCTGGAAAAATAAGATGTTTTCACTCGCATCCATTGCGACGATGACAGCGTGTATCTTTTTGTTTGGTCTTTTTTATTCAATCGTGACCAATTTTCAGGCAATGGTAAAAGATGCCGAATCCGGCGTGGCGGTCACAGTATTTTTTGATGCAGGTATATCAGAACAGCGCATTGAGGAAATCGGTGATCTGATCAAGCAGCGCGTTGAGGTATCCCATTGTGAATATACGTCTGCGGATGAAGCCTGGGAAAGTTTTAAAGATGTTTATTTTGATGGTAATGAAGATGCGGCTTCAAGTTTTGCTGGTGATAATCCGCTTGCCAATTCTGCAAGTTATTCTATCTATATGAATGATATATCAATGCAGAGTACGTTAGTAACTTATTTAGAGTCCATAGATGGAATACGATCTGTAAAACAGTCTGAAATGGTAGCGCATACACTGACTGATTTTAACAGTCTGATCGGTTATATTTCTGCGGGAATTATTCTGATTTTGCTTGGTGTTGCAATTTTCCTCATCAGCAATACGATCACGGTCGGTATTTCCGTGCGCAGGGAAGAAATTGGAATTATGAAACTGATCGGTGCAACGGATTATTTTGTCCGTGCCCCGTTTGTGGTTGAGGGAATCGTGATCGGGTTGATCGGAGCGGCGATTCCGCTTGGTATTTTGTATGTTTTATATGAGAAGATTATATTATATATTGGAGATAAGTTTAAATTTATCAGTAATATGATACAGTTCTTAAGTGTGGATCAGGTATTCCACACATTGGTTCCTGTGGCATTGTTACTTGGTGTTGGTATTGGATTTATTGGAAGCCGGATTACAATCCGCAAACATTTAAAGGTATGA
- the ftsE gene encoding cell division ATP-binding protein FtsE: MIKLEHVSKSYSAGIPALNDVSLNIEEGEFVFIVGDSGSGKSTLIKLLLKELEPTEGTITINGQKLNKIRRRQIPKFRRKIGVVFQDFRLLKDRNIYDNVAFAQKVIGESTRSIKKNVPLMLSMVGLAAKYRSYPKQLSGGEQQRVAIARALINKPKILLADEPTGNLDNNNAWEIMKLMEEINNNGTTVVVVTHNLEIVKAMNKRVITMQKGVIVDDSDTASSIVTGDNAISRSLTERDVLKREGDYDYED, encoded by the coding sequence ATGATTAAGTTAGAACATGTCAGCAAGTCGTACTCTGCAGGAATACCTGCGCTTAATGACGTGAGTCTTAACATTGAAGAAGGAGAATTTGTATTCATCGTCGGGGACAGTGGTTCCGGAAAATCTACGCTGATTAAACTTTTATTGAAGGAACTTGAACCGACGGAGGGTACGATCACAATAAACGGTCAGAAATTAAATAAGATCAGGCGAAGACAAATCCCGAAATTCCGTCGTAAGATAGGCGTGGTATTTCAGGATTTCCGCTTGTTAAAGGATCGTAATATTTATGATAATGTTGCATTTGCACAGAAAGTCATCGGAGAATCCACGCGTTCCATCAAAAAGAATGTTCCTTTGATGCTTTCCATGGTAGGACTGGCAGCAAAATACCGCTCATATCCGAAACAGTTGTCCGGTGGTGAGCAGCAGAGAGTTGCAATCGCAAGAGCACTTATCAATAAACCGAAGATTCTTCTGGCAGATGAACCAACCGGTAATCTGGATAACAATAATGCCTGGGAGATCATGAAGCTGATGGAAGAGATCAATAACAATGGTACAACGGTTGTTGTTGTTACCCATAACCTTGAGATCGTAAAAGCCATGAATAAACGTGTTATTACCATGCAGAAAGGTGTAATCGTGGATGACAGTGATACAGCCAGCAGTATTGTGACTGGTGATAATGCTATCAGCCGCAGCCTGACGGAACGCGATGTATTAAAACGCGAGGGAGATTACGATTATGAGGATTAG
- a CDS encoding PucR family transcriptional regulator → MISNQILQNTIDGLKGITRIDLCIIDVEGKVLAATFPEADKYMEPALAFVESPADSQVVNGYQFFKVFDDHQLEYILLANGDSDDVYMVGKIASFQIQNLLVAYKERFDKDNFIKNLLLDNLLLVDIYNRAKKLHIDTEVRRVVFIVETNRDKDGNELERIRGIFGGKTKDFVTAVDEKNIIVVKEVGENEGYEEMNKTAEVIVNLFRSDSDSDVHVAYGTIVGEIKEVSRSYKEARMALDVGKIFFEEKDVIAYSTLGIGRLIYQLPIPLCKMFIKEIFDGKSPDEFDEETLTTINKFFENSLNVSETSRQLYIHRNTLVYRLDKLQKATGLDLRVFEDAITFKIALMVVKYMKYMESLDY, encoded by the coding sequence ATGATTTCAAATCAGATACTTCAAAATACAATTGATGGGTTGAAAGGAATTACCCGCATTGATTTATGCATTATTGATGTAGAGGGGAAGGTGCTGGCTGCTACATTTCCGGAAGCAGACAAATATATGGAGCCGGCGCTTGCGTTTGTGGAATCTCCTGCAGACAGCCAGGTTGTAAACGGCTATCAGTTTTTTAAGGTGTTTGACGATCATCAGTTAGAATACATCCTGCTTGCCAACGGCGACAGCGATGACGTCTATATGGTGGGGAAAATTGCCAGTTTCCAGATCCAGAATCTTCTGGTAGCATATAAAGAGAGATTTGATAAAGATAACTTTATCAAGAATCTGCTTTTGGATAACCTGCTTTTGGTTGATATTTACAATCGTGCCAAAAAACTGCATATTGATACGGAAGTCAGACGTGTTGTTTTTATCGTGGAGACTAACCGCGACAAAGATGGTAATGAACTTGAACGTATTCGTGGCATTTTTGGAGGAAAGACCAAAGATTTTGTCACCGCAGTCGATGAGAAAAACATTATCGTTGTAAAAGAAGTAGGCGAGAACGAGGGATACGAAGAGATGAATAAGACCGCCGAGGTCATTGTAAATCTGTTCCGTTCTGATTCGGACAGTGATGTACATGTGGCATACGGTACGATCGTCGGAGAGATCAAAGAAGTATCTCGTTCCTATAAAGAAGCAAGAATGGCACTTGATGTAGGCAAGATTTTCTTTGAGGAAAAAGATGTTATTGCTTACTCTACACTAGGAATCGGACGTTTGATCTATCAGCTCCCGATTCCACTCTGCAAGATGTTTATCAAAGAGATCTTTGATGGTAAATCACCGGATGAGTTCGATGAGGAGACACTTACAACGATCAATAAGTTTTTTGAGAACAGCCTGAATGTTTCCGAAACTTCCAGACAGCTTTATATTCACCGTAACACATTGGTATATCGTCTGGACAAGCTGCAGAAAGCAACCGGACTTGATCTGCGTGTTTTTGAAGATGCCATTACTTTTAAGATCGCACTTATGGTAGTAAAATACATGAAGTACATGGAGTCGTTAGACTACTAG
- a CDS encoding murein hydrolase activator EnvC family protein, with amino-acid sequence MIINKSQWIHRITAVLLIAMIGVAATVQITPAAENSSAKKSENTSTSLKEAQQEKAALEKALEDAKQTINELKESKGDVQEKVNDLNTQLMNISSQITALENQLAQKNQELTEKKDQIEDTKSQLEDAKKQEEQQYADMKVRIQFMYENAQESYFEALFSSESFSDFLNSAEYIIQIQEYDRKKLNEYQDTVDYIENVEKQLEEDYATLEEIKKEVEQEKASVEQEKASVAALMKQRETELAGIEGNIDSAQSDADFYAAEIKAQEEIIAEIKRIEAEKAAAGKQDNPYTGGVFTWPCPSSTRVTSDYGTRVSPMGGASSNHKGIDIGASGGAAIVAAADGTVTTAAYSSAAGNYVMIDHGGGLYTVYMHASALLVSPGQTVSAGQTIAQVGSTGISTGNHLHFGVSLNGSYVSPWSYLGR; translated from the coding sequence ATGATAATTAATAAAAGTCAATGGATACACAGGATAACGGCTGTATTACTGATTGCGATGATCGGTGTGGCTGCCACAGTGCAGATAACACCGGCAGCAGAAAACAGCAGTGCAAAGAAAAGTGAAAATACATCCACATCTTTAAAAGAAGCGCAGCAGGAAAAAGCAGCGTTGGAAAAGGCTTTGGAAGATGCAAAACAGACCATAAACGAGCTCAAAGAGTCCAAAGGGGATGTGCAGGAAAAAGTAAATGACCTGAATACGCAACTAATGAATATTTCAAGTCAGATCACTGCACTCGAAAACCAGCTTGCGCAGAAGAATCAGGAGCTGACTGAGAAAAAAGACCAGATCGAGGATACGAAAAGTCAGCTTGAAGATGCAAAAAAGCAGGAAGAACAGCAGTATGCGGATATGAAAGTGCGCATACAGTTTATGTATGAAAATGCACAGGAGTCCTACTTTGAGGCACTTTTCAGTTCAGAGAGTTTTTCAGATTTTTTAAATTCTGCTGAGTATATCATACAGATTCAGGAATATGACAGAAAAAAGCTTAACGAGTATCAGGACACAGTGGATTATATTGAGAATGTGGAAAAACAGTTAGAAGAAGACTATGCCACATTAGAGGAAATAAAAAAAGAAGTAGAGCAGGAAAAAGCATCTGTTGAACAGGAAAAGGCTTCGGTTGCAGCACTTATGAAACAGCGTGAGACAGAACTTGCCGGAATTGAGGGAAATATCGATTCGGCACAGAGTGATGCAGATTTCTATGCGGCGGAGATAAAGGCACAGGAGGAAATCATTGCGGAGATCAAGCGTATCGAAGCAGAGAAAGCGGCTGCAGGCAAGCAGGATAATCCATATACAGGAGGAGTTTTCACCTGGCCTTGTCCGAGCAGTACACGTGTGACCAGTGATTATGGAACACGTGTGTCGCCGATGGGAGGTGCTTCTTCCAATCATAAAGGAATTGACATCGGAGCGTCCGGAGGTGCTGCGATCGTGGCGGCAGCGGATGGAACGGTTACGACGGCAGCCTACAGCAGTGCTGCCGGCAATTATGTGATGATCGATCATGGCGGTGGATTATATACTGTATATATGCATGCGTCTGCGCTTCTGGTTTCACCAGGTCAGACAGTATCTGCCGGACAGACGATCGCACAGGTCGGAAGTACGGGTATTTCTACTGGAAATCATTTACACTTTGGTGTATCATTAAACGGAAGCTATGTCAGCCCGTGGAGTTATCTGGGCAGATGA
- a CDS encoding WecB/TagA/CpsF family glycosyltransferase, translating to MIKKIDILGIQLDNYTVREAIMRVEAWYDNNVLNVIEMVSMQMLTESETDPVLKEVISTLDLAVIGEKGILQAAGVDTMQRIRETEENDFSDEFLKRVERNRKSVFVIGETQEAVDELIQELSEEYPKLVLAGAAATENCVGDLEGVINELNAATPAVIISIIPSPKQEHFLVEHRDKINANLWYGIGGFEVHRKRSKIKGFFFNLIQRIRLKNSIEKYES from the coding sequence ATGATTAAGAAGATAGATATTCTTGGAATACAACTGGACAATTATACAGTGCGGGAAGCAATCATGCGCGTGGAAGCCTGGTATGATAATAATGTGTTAAATGTTATCGAGATGGTTTCCATGCAGATGCTTACCGAGTCGGAAACAGATCCTGTGTTAAAAGAGGTGATCTCAACCCTTGATCTGGCAGTGATCGGAGAGAAAGGAATCCTTCAGGCGGCGGGAGTCGATACGATGCAGAGGATTCGAGAAACAGAAGAAAATGATTTTTCAGATGAATTTTTAAAGCGTGTGGAGCGTAACCGTAAATCTGTTTTTGTTATTGGAGAAACACAGGAGGCTGTTGATGAATTAATACAGGAACTTAGTGAGGAATATCCCAAGCTGGTACTGGCTGGTGCTGCTGCGACGGAAAACTGCGTTGGAGATCTTGAGGGTGTGATCAATGAGCTGAATGCTGCAACACCGGCTGTGATCATTTCGATCATTCCATCCCCAAAACAGGAACATTTCCTTGTAGAACACCGTGATAAGATCAATGCGAATTTATGGTATGGAATCGGCGGATTTGAAGTTCACCGGAAAAGATCAAAGATCAAAGGTTTTTTCTTTAATCTGATTCAACGTATCAGATTAAAAAACAGTATTGAAAAGTATGAAAGCTGA
- a CDS encoding S41 family peptidase, producing MENKNEQQVPEIMPEQIGEPKKSKKGQMAKGVAYGIAGTIFVGFVALSVVTKVTGAKIYITNASGKTDSILDAKTVQKINELKAYTDMYYYDEVDDTELQDGLYEGMISSLGDKYSVYYNAEDYKQMQVSTTGQYYGIGAGLRQDPDTMVVSISKIYEGTPSDEAGLLADDVITSVDGTDATSMEVTELVKLIRGEEGTSVHLEVYRPSTGENLSFDVERKNVTLPSVSSQMLDDNIGYVHIDSFETETADQFEKAVAELDKEGMKAMVLDVRYNGGGLVTAVVQILDDILPEGTVVYTEDKNGHRETYTSSGDTYMEYPLAVLINGDSASASEILAGAIKDYKYGTLIGTTTFGKGIVQTIFPLEDGDAVKLTTAKYFTPNGNYIHGVGIDPDIELEYEYLDLDGTEYDVKYDNQIQKAVEVLTEELNGK from the coding sequence ATGGAAAATAAAAATGAGCAGCAGGTTCCGGAGATTATGCCAGAGCAAATCGGAGAACCGAAGAAAAGCAAAAAAGGACAGATGGCAAAAGGTGTGGCCTACGGTATTGCAGGGACGATTTTCGTTGGATTTGTCGCACTGAGCGTAGTTACAAAAGTAACAGGAGCAAAAATCTACATAACGAATGCATCTGGTAAGACGGACTCGATCCTGGATGCAAAAACGGTTCAGAAGATCAATGAACTGAAAGCATATACAGATATGTACTATTATGACGAGGTGGATGATACCGAATTACAGGACGGACTGTATGAGGGCATGATAAGCAGTCTTGGGGATAAGTATTCCGTCTATTATAATGCAGAAGATTATAAACAGATGCAGGTGAGCACAACCGGACAGTATTATGGAATCGGTGCGGGGTTAAGGCAGGACCCGGATACGATGGTAGTATCAATTTCCAAGATATATGAAGGAACACCTTCGGATGAAGCAGGACTGCTTGCAGATGATGTGATCACTTCGGTTGACGGAACAGATGCCACAAGCATGGAAGTGACGGAACTGGTAAAACTGATCCGTGGTGAGGAGGGGACATCGGTACATTTAGAAGTATACCGTCCTTCTACCGGGGAAAATTTATCTTTTGATGTAGAGCGTAAAAATGTAACACTGCCAAGTGTGTCTTCACAGATGCTTGACGATAATATCGGTTACGTCCATATTGATTCTTTTGAGACAGAGACTGCAGACCAGTTTGAAAAAGCAGTGGCAGAGTTAGATAAAGAGGGAATGAAAGCAATGGTATTGGATGTGCGCTATAATGGTGGAGGACTCGTTACCGCTGTTGTGCAGATCTTAGATGATATTCTTCCGGAAGGCACAGTTGTATACACGGAAGACAAAAACGGTCACCGCGAAACATATACGTCAAGTGGAGACACTTACATGGAATATCCACTTGCAGTGCTGATCAACGGAGACAGTGCAAGTGCATCTGAGATTTTAGCCGGAGCGATCAAAGATTACAAATATGGCACATTGATCGGAACAACTACATTTGGAAAAGGAATCGTTCAGACTATTTTCCCACTTGAAGATGGGGATGCAGTGAAACTTACCACAGCAAAATATTTTACGCCGAATGGAAACTATATCCACGGTGTTGGAATTGATCCGGATATTGAGTTGGAATATGAATATTTAGATCTGGATGGAACGGAATATGATGTAAAATATGATAACCAGATCCAGAAAGCAGTGGAAGTACTCACGGAGGAATTAAACGGAAAATGA
- the prfB gene encoding peptide chain release factor 2 (programmed frameshift), protein MVELDQFKVTLNTYREPLQEVRDSLDLANKEQRIQELEREMEDPGFWDDPVVSQKKMKELKSMKDDVATYASLKTEFEDIETLIEMGYEENDASLIPEIQEMLDEFTKTYEGIRIKTLLSGEYDSDGAIVSLHAGAGGTESCDWAAMLYRMYTRWASDKGFSVEVLDSLDGEEAGIKSITFQINGENAYGYMKSEKGVHRLVRISPFNAAGKRQTSFVSCDVMPDIEEDLDVEINEDDLRIDTYRSSGAGGQHINKTSSAIRITHIPTGIVVQCQNERSQFQNKDKAMQMLKAKLYLLKQQENAEKAADIRGEVTEIGWGNQIRSYVMQPYTMVKDHRTGVETGNVDSVMDGKIDIFINGYLKWLSLGCPNGLGGDDE, encoded by the exons GTGGTAGAACTTGATCAATTTAAAGTGACCCTGAACACATACAGGGAACCGCTGCAGGAAGTGAGGGATTCACTT GACCTGGCTAATAAAGAGCAGCGGATCCAGGAATTAGAGAGGGAAATGGAAGATCCCGGTTTTTGGGATGATCCGGTTGTTTCCCAGAAAAAAATGAAAGAATTAAAGAGCATGAAGGATGATGTCGCAACTTATGCATCCTTAAAGACAGAATTTGAGGATATTGAGACATTGATCGAGATGGGATATGAGGAAAATGATGCTTCCCTGATCCCGGAGATCCAGGAAATGCTTGATGAGTTTACGAAGACCTATGAGGGAATCCGTATCAAGACTCTGTTATCCGGTGAGTATGATTCCGATGGTGCGATCGTCTCGTTACATGCAGGAGCAGGCGGTACGGAGTCCTGTGACTGGGCGGCAATGCTTTATCGTATGTATACAAGATGGGCATCGGACAAAGGATTTTCCGTGGAGGTTTTAGATTCTCTTGACGGAGAGGAAGCAGGTATCAAGTCCATTACATTCCAGATCAACGGAGAGAATGCATATGGATACATGAAATCTGAAAAAGGTGTACATCGTCTGGTTCGTATTTCACCGTTTAATGCAGCCGGCAAGCGCCAGACATCGTTTGTATCCTGCGATGTCATGCCGGATATCGAGGAAGATCTTGATGTTGAGATCAATGAGGACGATCTGCGGATCGATACCTACCGTTCAAGTGGTGCCGGCGGACAGCATATCAATAAGACATCCTCTGCAATCCGTATCACGCATATCCCGACCGGAATCGTGGTACAGTGTCAGAATGAGCGTTCCCAGTTCCAGAATAAGGATAAGGCAATGCAGATGTTAAAGGCAAAACTGTATCTGTTAAAGCAGCAGGAAAATGCAGAGAAAGCTGCAGATATCCGTGGCGAAGTGACAGAGATCGGCTGGGGCAACCAGATCCGTTCTTACGTTATGCAGCCATATACGATGGTAAAAGATCACAGAACCGGTGTAGAAACCGGAAATGTAGACAGCGTCATGGATGGAAAGATCGATATTTTTATCAATGGTTACCTGAAATGGCTTTCACTTGGATGCCCGAATGGACTTGGAGGAGACGATGAGTAA